One genomic segment of Sminthopsis crassicaudata isolate SCR6 chromosome 2, ASM4859323v1, whole genome shotgun sequence includes these proteins:
- the DNMBP gene encoding dynamin-binding protein isoform X4: MTLLSSQSASLESPSVLVSSDNPEQRMLEKRAKVVEELLQTERDYVRDLEMCIEQIMVPLQQAQVQNMDFEALFGNIQMVVNVSKQLLAALETSDTVGPVFLEHRDELEGVYKIYCQNHDEAIALLEIYEKEEKIQKHLLEYLENLKSLYSEWGCTNYINLGSFLIKPVQRVMRYPLLLMELLNSTPESHPDKTPLTNAVLAVKEINVNINEYKRRKDLVLKYRKGDEDSLMEKISKLNFHSIIKKSNRVSSHLKHLTGFAPQIKDEAFEETEKNFRMQERLIKSFIRDLSLYLQHIRESACMKVLAAMSMWDVCMEKGNGDLEQFEKVHRYISDQLFTDFKERTERLVISPLNQLLSMFTGPHKLVQKRFDKLLDFYNCTERAEKLKDKKTLEELQCARNNYEALNAQLLDELPKFRHYAQGLFSNCIHGYAEAHCDFVHRALQELQPLLTLLKVADKEGNLIAIFHEEHSRVLQQLQVFTFFPESFPATKKPFERKTMERQSSRKPLQGLPSYMLQSDELRAALLARYPPEKLFQAERNFNAAQDLDVSLLEGDLVGVIKKKDPMGSQNRWLIDNGVTKGFVYSSFLKPYNPRRSHSDASVGSHSSNESEHSNSSPKFPRQNSNTALSTNPGTVVAEFTTGPLQQPAQNSSLWHQSGQENVHTSLNSVVAEESSSGCLLDKDSPSQTRSWNTVDLADLARDFDQPTPTVKGYHHSNHPETVSHPRQPVNQQLVPRRNGQPRQGGDLLKGFSKMLPSVEDQNEELESIEATGNQVYFAVYTFKARSPNELSVLANQKLRILEFKDVTGNKEWWLAELNGKRGYVPSNYIRKTEYT, encoded by the exons ATGACTCTCCTCTCCTCTCAGTCTGCATCCCTGGAGTCCCCCTCTGTGTTGGTGTCCTCTGATAACCCAGAGCAGAGAATGCTGGAGAAGCGAGCCAAAGTGGTAGAAGAACTCCTCCAAACCGAAAGGGATTATGTGCGAGATCTTGAGATGTGCATTGAACAGATAATGGTGCCCCTGCAGCAGGCCCAG GTGCAGAACATGGATTTTGAGGCACTTTTTGGAAACATCCAGATGGTGGTTAATGTCTCAAAGCAGTTGCTGGCTGCTTTAGAGACCTCTGATACTGTAG GACCAGTATTTTTAGAGCATCGGGATGAGCTTGAAGGAGTATACAAAATTTACTGCCAGAATCATGACGAGGCCATTGCACTGCTGGAGATCtatgaaaaagaggagaagatcCAGAAGCATCTTTTAGAATACTTGGAAAACCTTAA GAGCCTGTACAGTGAATG GGGTTGCACAAACTACATTAATTTGGGCTCCTTCCTCATCAAACCAGTTCAGAGAGTTATGCGTTACCCACTGCTGCTAATGGAGCTCCTGAATTCTACCCCAGAATCTCATCCTGACAAAACTCCTTTAACCAATGCTGTCCTTGCTGTCAAGGAAATCAACGTCAATATCAATGAATATAAACGTCGAAAGGATTTAG TTCTTAAGTACCGTAAAGGAGATGAAGACAGCCTAATGGAGAAAATCTCTAAACTTAATTTCCACTCCATCATTAAGAAATCCAACAGAGTAAGCAGTCACCTAAAGCACCTCACTGGTTTTGCTCCTCAG ATAAAAGATGAAgcttttgaagaaactgagaagaaCTTCAGAATGCAAGAAAGACTTATTAAGTCTTTTATCCGAGACCTTTCCCTCTATCTTCAGCACATTCGT GAATCAGCATGTATGAAAGTTCTGGCTGCCATGAGCATGTGGGATGTGTGTATGGAGAAGGGAAATGGAGACTTGGAACAATTTGAGAAAGTACATCGTTATATCAGTGACCAACTCTTCACGGATTTT AAAGAAAGGACAGAGCGGCTTGTCATCTCACCCCTGAACCAGCTTCTGAGCATGTTCACCGGACCCCACAAGCTGGTGCAGAAGCGCTTCGACAAGCTGCTGGACTTCTACAACTGCACGGAACGGGCTGAGAAGTTGAAGGACAAGAAGACGCTGGAAGAGCTGCAGTGCGCCCGAAACAACTACGAGGCCTTAAATGCCCAGCTGTTGGACGAGCTCCCTAAGTTCAGACATTATGCCCAGGGCCTGTTCTCCAATTGCATCCATGGCTATGCTGAGGCACACTGTGACTTTGTGCACCGGGCCCTACAGGAGCTGCAGCCACTTCTCACA CTGCTGAAAGTGGCTGACAAAGAGGGAAACCTCATCGCCATCTTCCATGAAGAGCACAGTCGAGTTCTTCAGCAGCTCCAGGTCTTCACTTTCTTCCCAGAGTCTTTTCCAGCCACCAAAAAGCCCTTTGAGAGAAAAACCATGGAGCGCCAGTCGTCTCGGAAGCCTCTTCAAGGTTTG CCAAGCTATATGCTGCAGTCCGATGAACTCCGTGCTGCCTTGCTAGCGAGATATCCCCCTGAGAAACTCTTCCAAGCAGAGCGGAACTTCAATGCTGCCCAAGACCTTGATGTGTCCCTCTTAGAGGGAGACCTCGTGGGCGTGATCAAAAAGAAAGACCCCATGGGCAGCCAGAATCGATGGCTGATTGACAATGGAG TCACCAAAGGCTTTGTGTACAGCTCCTTCTTGAAGCCCTACAACCCACGTCGGAGCCATTCAGATGCTTCTGTTGGAAGCCATTCCTCCAATGAGTCAGAACACAGCAATTCATCTCCCAAATTCCCCCGACAGAATAGCAACACTGCCTTGTCCACAAACCCTGGTACTGTAGTGGCAGAATTCACAACAGGACCACTCCAGCAACCTGCTCAGAACTCTTCCTTGTGGCACCAGTCAGGCCAGGAGAACGTCCATACTTCTTTGAACTCAGTTGTTGCTGAAGAAAGTTCTTCCGGATGCCTCCTAGACAAAGACTCTCCTTCCCAAACCAGGTCGTGGAATACTGTGGACTTAGCAGATTTAGCCAGAGATTTTGACCAACCAACTCCTACTGTGAAGGGCTACCATCACTCCAATCATCCTGAGACAGTTAGCCATCCCCGCCAACCAGTTAACCAACAGTTAGTACCACGACGCAATGGGCAGCCTAGGCAAGGAGGAGACCTCTTAAAGGGATTTTCAAAGATGCTGCCCTCAGTGGAAGATCAAAACGAAGAGCTGGAAAGCATTGAGGCAACAGGCAACCAG GTTTATTTTGCTGTCTACACTTTCAAGGCCCGGAGCCCAAATGAATTGAGTGTGTTGGCTAATCAGAAACTCAGGATCCTTGAGTTCAAAGATGTTACAGGAAACAAGGAATGGTGGTTGGCTGAACTGAATGGGAAGAGAGGCTATGTTCCATCCAATTACATCCGAAAAACTGAGTACACCTGA